The following are encoded in a window of Phaseolus vulgaris cultivar G19833 chromosome 3, P. vulgaris v2.0, whole genome shotgun sequence genomic DNA:
- the LOC137807227 gene encoding cytokinin dehydrogenase 3-like, which yields MALNYPSSTYFILLVVTITRLIYTEGKTEQWKGLILPDLDFENIFHKLHDDPETIQMASSDYGHIVHELPAAVFHPSSIEDIATLIKSSYNSLAPFHIAARGQGHSHHGQAMARDGVVVDMATLRKQRNGVSISVSKDPLIGHYADVGGEQLWIDVLHASLEHGLAPVSWTDYLYLTVGGTLSNAGISGQSFRYGPQISNVHEMDVITGKGEFVTCSTQKNLELFNAVLGGFGQFGVIARARIALETAPKRVKWVRLLYSDFSAFTKDQERLISINGRKQKNALDFLEGMLLMNQGPINNWRSSFFPLSDHPRIASLITEHGILYCLEVAKYYDDQTEKNVDKEIHVLLQGLAYIPGFYYEKNVSYVEFLNRVRSGELKLQSQGLWEVPHPWLNLFLPKSQILDFNSGVFMDIILKRNISSGPVLVYPMNRNKWDDRMSASIPDEDVFYTVGFLHSSGFDSWKAHDAQNREILEFCRDAGIKVKQYLPNHSTQEDWTNHFGTKWLKFLERKHQFDPRMILSPGQKIFHKQLQPAF from the exons ATGGCACTGAATTACCCTTCTTCAACCTACTTCATACTACTAGTAGTAACCATAACCCGTTTGATATACACGGAGGGCAAAACCGAGCAATGGAAAGGTCTGATTCTTCCAGATCTTGACTTTGAAAATATATTCCATAAGCTTCACGATGACCCTGAAACCATTCAAATGGCTTCTAGTGACTATGGTCATATCGTGCATGAACTCCCTGCAGCTGTGTTTCATCCATCTTCCATAGAGGACATAGCCACCTTGATAAAATCCTCATACAACAGCCTTGCCCCTTTTCACATAGCCGCGAGGGGCCAAGGCCACTCCCATCATGGACAAGCCATGGCTCGTGATGGGGTGGTGGTTGACATGGCCACCCTGAGAAAACAAAGAAATGGGGTTTCGATTAGTGTCTCTAAGGACCCTTTGATAGGTCACTATGCTGATGTTGGAGGGGAACAACTCTGGATTGATGTGCTACATGCCTCACTAGAACATGGACTTGCACCCGTTTCTTGGACTGATTATTTGTACTTGACCGTGGGAGGAACGCTTTCCAACGCTGGAATTAGTGGCCAGTCTTTCCGCTATGGACCTCAAATCAGCAACGTTCATGAAATGGATGTTATCACTG GAAAAGGAGAGTTCGTAACCTGCTCTACGCAGAAGAACTTGGAGTTATTCAACGCGGTTCTTGGAGGCTTTGGACAATTTGGAGTCATAGCAAGGGCGAGAATTGCTCTTGAGACAGCACCCAAAAGG GTTAAGTGGGTCAGACTACTTTATAGTGACTTTTCTGCTTTTACCAAAGACCAGGAACGATTAATCTCAATCAATGGAAGGAAACAAAAGAATGCATTAGATTTTTTGGAAGGGATGCTGCTAATGAACCAAGGCCCCATAAATAATTGGAGATCCTCTTTCTTCCCTCTATCTGACCATCCCAGAATAGCTTCTTTAATAACTGAACATGGCATCCTCTACTGTCTTGAAGTGGCTAAATATTATGACGACCAAACCGAGAAAAATGTGGACAAG GAAATTCATGTGCTGCTCCAAGGGCTGGCCTATATCCCCGGATTTTATTATGAGAAAAATGTCTCATACGTTGAGTTCTTGAATAGAGTCCGAAGTGGAGAGTTAAAGCTTCAGTCACAAGGACTGTGGGAGGTTCCTCACCCATGGCTTAATTTGTTTTTACCGAAATCTCAAATCTTGGATTTTAATTCAGGAGTATTCATGGATATAATTCTTAAAAGAAACATCTCCTCTGGACCAGTCTTGGTTTACCCTATGAATAGAAACAA GTGGGACGATAGGATGTCTGCATCAATACCAGACGAGGATGTCTTCTATACAGTTGGATTTTTGCACTCGAGTGGGTTTGATTCTTGGAAAGCACATGATGCTCAAAACAGAGAAATTTTGGAGTTCTGTAGGGATGCTGGCATTAAGGTTAAGCAATATCTTCCTAACCACAGCACACAGGAAGATTGGACAAATCATTTCGGTACCAAATGGTTGAAATTCTTAGAAAGAAAACACCAGTTTGATCCAAGAATGATTCTATCACCCGGGCAAAAAATCTTCCACAAACAATTACAACCAGCGTTTTAA